Part of the Echeneis naucrates chromosome 18, fEcheNa1.1, whole genome shotgun sequence genome is shown below.
TTCAGGTCCTAACAAGCACCAGTCGGCGGTGACGTGCCTTCAGTTCTGCCGAGGTCTGGTCCTGTCCAGCTCCGACGACGGGACGGTCAAACTGTGGGACCTGAGGACCGGAGCCTGGCTGAGGGACGTGGTGGCGCTCCAGAGCCGAGGATCAGGTGGGGGAGGGGCGCACACCAGCATCACATATACAAACACTGTGAAGgatttccccatagacttcaatgcagttTGACTCCTTTAACACGCAGTGGCGTGTTTTTACGGTGCACCAGTCTAAACCGATCTTTTCTCGATAGGGGGCGTGGTCTGGCGTATCAGAGCGTCCGACACCCGGCTCGTGTGCGCCGCCGGCAGCAGGAACGGGACGGAGGAAACCAAACTGCTGGTCCTGGACTTTGACCTGGACGACAAGAAGAAAGAGACGGACTGAAGCGTTGGCGGCGTGACGTCATCGAGCGGAGACAGACAGGTATGAATGTGATGAGAcgtcctgattggctggcaggAACGGGCGGACAAACCAACGAGGACGGGTCATAAAAAAAGGACTGAAAGTAGCCTCACTGGCGTGTGACGACCTCAGCCTGGCGAGGACTGCGATGGCGGATGAATGTTTGACGGACAAAAACATGGACATGAAGCGAATGTTTGAGACTTCCTGATCCGACACGCGATGGATTTCTTTACTGACGCCGATGATGGTTGAATGTAACCAAATGGGACTTTGGGTGGGGGAGGGGCGGGGACGAGGGCGAGGGCATTGACTTTAATTGCTGCTGAACCAATGAAGTTCGCCGCTGTTTAAACCAACCAATCCAAATGTACCAAATCTTAACGGCCAGAGACGAACAGGCGACTTTTAGAGACGGCGGAGACGAATGGCGTTGCTTTGAGTCGAAACGAATGTGACACAAACCGAACCTCATATTTAGTCAGTATTGTTCTCAGAccagcagccattttgtcaAAGTGGGCGTGTCTCCGTCGCCTCCGTACGTCCAAACGTCCCCTGTGTCTCGGCCCCGCAGTACTGTAACATGTCGAGCGTGACGCAACAGGAAGACGCCGGTGAATCCGTTCAAGCGGAAGGTTTTTGGGAATTAAAGGTTCTTCTCTTCCATCCAGACGAGAGAAGGACGCAGCCAGAGCTTCACATCTGGAACATCTCCATCACTTTTATCTGTCAAAGATCTGACCCCCAGAATAATGTCTCCTTTCTGAGGCATTTACCTTCTGAAGGTTGTTGCTGATTTATCTCTGCAGCCTACATTTAAACCTAAACACACTGAATCtatagcattaaaaaaagaaacaaatcggcattatttttatttttcctcctgatTGAGAATCCAGCTGCAGATAAATCAGTTTTAACCTCAATCCTCTAAAAGGTCACTGCAGATTTTTCCTCGGCTAAtgaagtattaaaaaaaaagaggaatttaTTATTAAATCTACTTTTCTCACCAGATATTAATCTGATAAGCTCCCGTTGCCAGGCAACACCTCCGGCCAATAGGCAGGGATTTAGGTGATATTTCGCCCGGCAACAAGTGGTATTTCAGGCGGTTTCTTTCAGGGGAAGTTGACCTTTTGCAAGTGTGAAGCTCCGGAGAGTCGGCTCGGTCCTGATTGTGTAATCATGTAAATGACTGTAAATATAAAGAAGATGTAAATATTCCGCTTTTTAtaagatgaaaacagaaaatatggtCAAACGAGATGGACGGACGAACATGGATCAATAAAGATGAGTTTTATAAAACGAGCGTTCGACTCGTTCTTTCTCATCAACTCTGATGAAGttttaatgatttttctttcctttctttcagtATAATCAGATATTTCAGCACAGCTCAGATTTTAACAGAACTTTAAATCATTTGTCGATACAGTGAGGAGTTTTCCTTAATGAATGCCAAATCATCTGCAGTCATATTTAAAGCATCTTAACAGATATTAAATTTAGAGATATTCTCCTGACCTTTGACTCTTCAGGttaaaatttctattttatCAAACGACGTGGCATTAATGACATTTTGCctcaaacaaaagtaaattattcttattttaatgcATCTCTGGTTCTCTTTTCAATTTTTTATGATTGTGACTTATTTCTTATTTAGTAATTACTCTCCATCTCATTCTGAATCCAGTCTTTTGCTTGCATGCAGGTTTAAGGAATAAATTGCAGATGAAAATATGTCAGTGAGCTGTTAATTACCTGGAATGACTGTGATTGAAGATTAATCAAAGGGTTCGTGTCTGTAATTTCCTAATAGTGTCCTTGACTGAAGCAATTTGGTGCCGATGACACTGAAAATAGGCACAGAGTTCAATTAATGAATTTAACTGCTAATAAAAGCCGAGGAACCGTTTAATTGGTTCACAGATGAACATGCAAAAGAGTGAAATTTGCTTTCAAGCGAGGAAACAGCCCGATACAAAGAAGATAAAATTTCCATCAGTGAAATATTCATCTGCATTTATTGGGTTTGAAGGGAGTCGGCCTTACACACGGAACgtttcagaaacatttttcagatcAAGTTGTGGTGAATTAAACTCCTGTCGGACTCAGTCAAACGTGTTTCCTTTGAGCAAGGCAGCTCTACGGTGAatcagtgtgaatgtgaagcTCCCCCGAGAAATACAAGTTAGAGAGGAAAAACACTCACTGCAGTCACATccaatgtgtgttttcagcctgttTGGCCCAGAAAAAAACCAATGGGATGGCTGGTTGCTGTGGCAACGATGCTGGCGGCAATGCAACAGAGCATGAGAGGCGATGATGattttccacagaaaaaccTGAACAGGAGAGCAGGAAAGGTTCAGGACTGGTCTGCACAGATGGGAAGACGAAGCGAGGAcattttgtaaagaaatgtttaaCGTGTAGACAAATTTCTATATTGAACACATTTTTGGGgaatttcaggaaaaaaagaaagttcagGATGAGTTGAAGGACATTTTTGTAAATTGAGGTCATGTTTAAAGTGTTtcactcagccaatcagagaagctgttaattttcatcatctttattAAATTTTCGTCATCTTTGTGGACGTTTTCAAAACTAACTGGAACTCTTTCTTCCTTCATGTCCAAACAATCATTCCAAATCGGCCCCAACTAGAAAGATTTCTATAAATCATCTTTATttgaactcagacaaaactacAACTTGAAACCTTTAGCTTCCTATTCGTTTCCTGTCTCCGTCTTTaggctttgtgtgtctgtatgtgggAGTTGTGGTCGTAACATTATGCAACAAAATTGGCCCAAACACCAACAAGAAGTGAACTGAAACGTGGGAGGTGTTGTTTCTCTGAGCTCCATtgataaaatgaataatgaatattCAGCCAAAGTTGCTTTAGATctggattgtttttctttctgctcactgAAACCACATGAAAGTTTGAACAGTTGGATTTTAtgggttttctgtttttatggcCTTGAGgcagtaaaatgtgaaaaagtgaaagtggagttgttttgttgtgttttttgttgcagGCTGCTTCACATCGgctttaaataaatctgaaataagaGATTAAATAACTGAGTCAGTGAAACAGCTGCAGGAGAGAAGCTGAGTGACTGATGgagtaaaaataaactgaagctgaggaaggaaaggaaggggggcaaggaaaggaaacaagaagggaaggaaggaatacaaacatgaaatcatttgtgattaaaagattaaagaaattaaaagaaataagagggaaaggaaaaaaagggaaggagagaatgaggaaaggaaagaaactgtgtgtgtgtgtgtgtgtgtgtgtgtggttcaaCTGCAGGTAAGCTACTAAAAAACACCTCTCATCCATTACCCATGAGCCTTTGCAGCTTTTTGACAGCACAGTAAGAAGCCCCCTCCGGGCcagctgtaacacacacacacagacacacaaactgaataaataaatgtccatAATTTGGAACATTTTAACTGGGGGGGGGCTGATCTGACCAATCGGACTCCAGAGGGACACTGACCGCCCTCCGGTTACCACAAAGACACAATCAGACCAACACACGGCGAGGaaggtggtgtgtgtctgtgtgtgtcaatgaTTAAATTGTCTAATAAAGTCCAGAAGAAGCTCTCAGTCTGAGACAatagtcagtgtgtgtctgtgagtttgCAGCCAAATTGTTTCTTCTGGGCTGAACTGAGCTGTAATCCAGATTAAATGTGTTTACTTTACAATCAGTCTGTTTCTGTATCTGCAGCGCCCTCCAGTGGTTCAACGGAAAACTGCTCATCTGTGACTGGTTCAGGTTTTGGaaagtttgggtttttttcaccatcaaatatttgtttcttgGGTTTTCTTTCAGACGTTAACAGTAACTCAGCGGCAGccgtttttttttatgacttatCTTGCAGCACTTGGATTGAAACATCAAACTTAAGTTGGATCAATAACTGATAAAGTGAAATCGGCCATGTGATTAAAGTTGGAGTTGTTCTGAACTCTTCAGACATTACAACATAAACTGTCACTGCAGGTTTGAGGCaccatatttaatgtttatatttGACTGAAGCCacaaaatatttgaaaacaCATTACATGACAGATAACTGCATCTCCGTGGTGACTAATTCATTATCACAcgacacattttgttttcttttttaatctgagATGTGTAAAACTCACAGATTGAAGGTCTTAAAACTCTTCTTACTGTCGAacttaaatatattaaattctgGCAGCTTCCGTTTAAAATCTCACTGCTGCATCTTTAAGAAGTCACATTTGACAAAACGGATTGATTCTGGATCCGGACTCagttcagctgcagctcagtgtcATTTCCTGTGATTCCCAGGAGGCCATGGAGGAGGGGAGCAGACTCCAGTCCAGATCACCTGATGGTTCGGTACATCATGAAGTCGACCGTGGTGCATCGAGGGAACTTGCCGATGGAGCTCTCCTCCACGGGCGTGTAGACTTTGATCTGCCTCATGTGGGTGTCTCTGCCGTTCTGGTGGTTGGCCAGGACGGCAATCTGGATCATGAAGGTGCTGATCGGCTCGTTTGTCCTCTGAAACGCACACAAAGCCTCAGTGGCATCGCCGCTGAGGCTTTAAAGTTTCTTCCCTCAGAAGTTTCTTACCTGATTCATCAGCGAGATGTGAATCCAGCCGCTGGGCTCCACCATCTCCAGCTGCTacagtgaggaagagaagaaaggtgAGATGGTTACCAAGCTTCAGCTTGTAGATGAAGGCAGGCTGCTCCTGAGGTTACCCTGATTTCCTGCAGGTTGTGGAAGTTGTTTCCCACTCTGACAGAGATCTTACTGGGCGTGTAGCTCTCGTCTGATTTATAATCAGCATAAATACACAGCATCTTCACAGTCGTCCTCCTCctgatcaaaacaaacaaagacaccaGGGGCATAAGAGAGgacaacacacactgtgctgaATAGGTGTCTTCAGTTTTTACCTGAACTGTATGTTGACCAGGTGAGGTTGGGATCCATCTGACTGCCAGTAAGTCTCCAGGTTATCGTCCCTCAGCTGATCGACTCCAAAACCTGAAGGTGATGGCAAAGAGAGCCCAAATGTCAGTCTGAAGTGGACACGCAGCTCAAAGAACATGAGGTCTGGGTCTGACCAGGTTTACAGGAGGAGAGGGACCACACCGCCTGGGAGCCGATCTCCCGGACTGTCCCCGTCCGCTCCAGCTGCTTGGGGTCGGCCCCGGGTGGTGTCTTACTCGGGGTGGCCATCCTGCGATCACAGAGATGTTAGTCTGAGCCTCCTAACTCAATTCAAATTCATCAGTTTGATGTGTTCTTGGTGAATTTAAGAAGACAAATGGATGTCAGAGTGAACGAAGAGTCCAGGATAACGGTTTATGTGACACTTCTGTTTATGATTCAGCTGAGAGCTGAATTAAATGTCCAGTAAAATCCTGGTTTTCCTTCTTATATCCGAATGAGATAAGGTTATATTGGTGTGGGCCACTCAGTAAGCTGACCTCCAACGTGGATCATTACGCTCTGATTATCACAGCAAAGTTATTTTCTCAAACgcaaacaagacaaacagaaatacacaaagttTTAACGGAGTTTGGTTAGCTAACTGCTAATGGTGTGGACAGTCTAAAAAACccattcaaatttatttaacGATCAACAGTGTGACTCCAACTTACAGTAAATGTTAGTGAAAAGTCTCCTGGATGTTGTGTTGGTGCATGAGACGTGAGTCGGTTGGACAGTTAGATTTTAAACCCGTTTTGTTTCGCTAGCCACTTCGAATCTCCCACTTCTCTGCGTCCGGGTCGCGTCCTGATGACGTCACCGCGGCCGTCGCCGTCGCTCGCTTTGAGCGTCACTCCCGCCATCTTTCCAGCCGGCTTCCAGGAGACGAACAcgttgctggaaaaaaaagaagtttcatCCCCGATTATTCGTCTCCAAACGCCGTTTCTCGACCTTCTTCCTCCGAGACGGAGGCCTGGAGCCGGGGGAGGGTGAGTTTTCGACCTATCAACCCGGATATAGTCGCTTCCTGCGGGCTGCTATGGTCCGATTCACGGCAGCTGTCAGCTGCGGGGCCTAATGTCGGCTAACGTGAAGCTAACCGTTAGCTCCCTGTTAGCAGCCTCTGTAGTTCATTATCAACGGCCTGTTAAAGCTCCAGATAAGACTTGAAACTaacaaataaactgattttAGCACGTTAGGGGAGTTATTTGGTAATCTGACAGGATGGAGGTTTAAGCAAAGCGGCTGTGTTTGGCAGAAAAGGCCCCAAGAAAGCTACGTCTCCTCCTCTTGGTGCTCGAAGCCCCATTCGGTCATAACAGGATAaggttttcttgtgttttgacaAAGTTGCACAGATCAAAGTTCTTCTCGATCATCAGGACCTGCACATGAGTTCGGCTCATGAGACTCACATGTCTGCGGGTTGTTTAAGGACAGATCCAACTTTAGCAGGCGTTAACCAACGCCCGACTCTTTGAGGGACGCTGACATAGATTCACGCTTTCTGAGGTTTTATTCTCCGTTTTTTCCTCGTATGTCGTTCTGTAATGTTTTGAAGGGAGGTTGCTGTGAACTGAACAGTTAAAGGCCTTAAATCATGAACGTCCAGGACGTGAAGTCAGAATGAAAGGACGGATTTTTACATGGAGTCTGGTGTGATGACTCCTCTCTGCTTTGGGCTGTAATCTGGTTTCTGGGTTTATTTGCTTTAATCCACAACATGAAACCTCCTTTAGTCCACTTTAGAGCAGGGAACCATTCAGGAGACCGGTCTGGGCTGTGGAGgtgcatcagcagcagccaccaTTGTTAGGAGTTAAAGGCTCTGCATGTTTGTTCAGAATTGAATGTGTTGCTTCAGCAGTTAAAAGTGTGCCTGTGAACGCAGGTTCGA
Proteins encoded:
- the anapc10 gene encoding anaphase-promoting complex subunit 10 isoform X1: MATPSKTPPGADPKQLERTGTVREIGSQAVWSLSSCKPGFGVDQLRDDNLETYWQSDGSQPHLVNIQFRRRTTVKMLCIYADYKSDESYTPSKISVRVGNNFHNLQEIRQLEMVEPSGWIHISLMNQRTNEPISTFMIQIAVLANHQNGRDTHMRQIKVYTPVEESSIGKFPRCTTVDFMMYRTIR
- the anapc10 gene encoding anaphase-promoting complex subunit 10 isoform X2, which encodes MATPSKTPPGADPKQLERTGTVREIGSQAVWSLSSCKPGFGVDQLRDDNLETYWQSDGSQPHLVNIQFRRRTTVKMLCIYADYKSDESYTPSKISVRVGNNFHNLQEIRLEMVEPSGWIHISLMNQRTNEPISTFMIQIAVLANHQNGRDTHMRQIKVYTPVEESSIGKFPRCTTVDFMMYRTIR